The Rattus rattus isolate New Zealand chromosome 1, Rrattus_CSIRO_v1, whole genome shotgun sequence genome includes a region encoding these proteins:
- the Smap2 gene encoding stromal membrane-associated protein 2: MTGKSVKDVDRYQAVLANLLLEEDNKFCADCQSKGPRWASWNIGVFICIRCAGIHRNLGVHISRVKSVNLDQWTQEQIQCMQEMGNGKANRLYEAYLPETFRRPQIDPAVEGFIRDKYEKKKYMDRSLDINVLRKEKDDKWKRGSEPAPEKKMEPVVFEKVKMPQKKEDAQLPRKSSPKSAAPVMDLLGLDAPVACSIANSKTSNALEKDLDLLASVPSPSSVSRKAVGSMPTAGSAGSVPENLNLFPEPGSKSEETGKKQLSKDSILSLYGSQTPQMPAQAMFMAPAQMAYPTAYPSFPGVTPPNSIMGSMMPPPVGMVAHPGASGMVTPMAMPAGYMGGMQASMAGVPSGMMTTQQAGYMASMAAMPQTVYGVQPAQQLQWNLTQMTQQMAGMNFYGANGMMSYGQSMGGGNGQAANQTLSPQMWK; this comes from the exons GGCCGAGATGGGCCTCCTGGAACATCGGCGTGTTTATCTGCATTCGGTGTGCTGGAATCCACAGGAATCTGGGGGTGCATATATCCAGGGTAAAATCAGTAAACCTCGACCAGTGGACTCAAGAACAGATTCAG TGCATGCAAGAGATGGGGAATGGAAAAGCAAACCGACTCTATGAAGCCTACCTTCCTGAGACCTTTCGGCGACCTCAGATAGACCC AGCTGTTGAAGGATTTATTCGAGATAAATatgagaagaagaaatatatGGACCGAAGTCTGGACATCAATGTCCTTAGG AAAGAGAAGGATGATAAGTGGAAACGAGGGAGTGAACCTGCTCCAGAGAAAAAGATGGAACCCGTTGTCTTTGAGAAAGTAAAAATG CCACAGAAAAAAGAAGACGCACAGCTACCTCGGAAAAGCTCCCCGAAATCCGCAGCCCCTGTCATGGACTTGTTGGGCCTTG aTGCTCCTGTGGCCTGCTCTATTGCAAACAGTAAGACCAGCAATGCCCTAGAAAAGGATCTAGATCTTTTGGCCTCTGTTCCATCCCCTTCTTCAGTTTCCAGAAAG GCTGTAGGTTCCATGCCAACTGCAGGGAGTGCTGGTTCTGTCCCTGAAAACCTGAACCTATTTCCAGAGCCGGGGAGCAAGTCAGAAGAAACAGGCAAGAAACAGCTCTCCAAGGACTCCATCCTGTCACTGTATGGATCCCAGACGCCTCAAATGCCTGCCCAAG CAATGTTCATGGCTCCTGCTCAGATGGCATATCCCACAGCGTACCCCAGCTTCCCTGGGGTTACACCACCTAACAGCATCATGGGGAGCATGATGCCCCCACCAGTCGGCATGGTAGCTCACCCAGGAGCCTCTGGAATGGTCACCCCTATGGCCATGCCCGCAGGCTATATGGGGGGCATGCAGGCTTCCATGGCGGGCGTGCCGAGCGGGATGATGACCACTCAGCAGGCCGGCTACATGGCGAGCATGGCAGCCATGCCCCAGACTGTGTACGGTGTTCAGCCAGCTCAGCAACTGCAGTGGAACCTCACTCAG ATGACCCAGCAGATGGCTGGGATGAACTTCTACGGAGCCAACGGCATGATGAGCTATGGACAGTCAATGGGCGGTGGAAATGGCCAGGCAGCCAATCAGACTCTCAGTCCTCAGatgtggaaataa